A single window of Salvia splendens isolate huo1 chromosome 6, SspV2, whole genome shotgun sequence DNA harbors:
- the LOC121807950 gene encoding probable indole-3-pyruvate monooxygenase YUCCA3, translating into MSSSCDQSSSNRDDLFSGRCVLVNGPVIVGAGPSGLAVAAGLKQEGVPLVILERATCIASLWQNRTYDRLKLHLPKQFCELPYAPFPADFPEYPSKRHFIDYLESYARRFQIAPRFNESVLSASYDRACALWRVKTVSGCGAPSVEYICRWLVVASGENAEKVVPEFEGMHEFGGGVMHACDYKSGEFYRGKKVLVVGCGNSGMEVSLDLCHHGASPSMVVRSSVHVLPREILGKSTFELGVFLMKWLPVWAVDMILLAAARLILGNIEKYGLKRPPIGPLQLKNTQGKTPVLDIGTLSRIRNGDIKIVPGIKRFFQGGAELVDGQLLEIDSVILATGYSSNVPTWLKENEFFSKDGFPNSPFPNGWKGKCGLYAVGFTRRGLSGASVDAIKVAKDIIKIWKTETKQKHHSVKVL; encoded by the exons ATGAGTAGCAGCTGCGACCAGTCGTCGTCGAATCGCGACGACCTATTCTCGGGCCGTTGCGTGCTCGTAAACGGCCCGGTAATCGTGGGCGCGGGCCCCTCGggtctggcggtggcggcggggCTCAAGCAAGAGGGCGTGCCGCTGGTGATCCTGGAGCGCGCCACCTGCATTGCCTCGCTGTGGCAGAACCGGACCTACGACCGCCTCAAGCTCCACCTCCCGAAGCAGTTCTGCGAGCTCCCCTACGCCCCCTTTCCGGCGGACTTCCCGGAATACCCCTCGAAGCGCCACTTCATCGACTACCTCGAGTCCTACGCTAGAAGGTTCCAGATTGCTCCGCGCTTCAACGAGTCGGTTCTGTCCGCGAGCTATGACCGCGCCTGCGCACTCTGGCGCGTCAAGACCGTCTCCGGCTGCGGCGCCCCCTCCGTCGAGTACATCTGCCGCTGGCTGGTGGTGGCCAGCGGCGAGAACGCCGAGAAGGTGGTGCCGGAGTTCGAAGGGATGCATGAGTTCGGCGGCGGAGTGATGCATGCCTGCGATTACAAGTCAGGCGAGTTTTACAGAGGGAAGAAGGTTTTAGTCGTCGGATGCGGGAATTCCGGCATGGAAGTTTCACTCGATCTCTGCCACCACGGCGCGTCTCCATCCATGGTGGTCCGGAGCTCT GTTCATGTGTTGCCTAGAGAAATCTTGGGAAAGTCGACGTTCGAGTTGGGGGTGTTTCTGATGAAATGGCTGCCAGTTTGGGCAGTGGACATGATACTCCTAGCGGCAGCTAGGTTGATTCTCGGAAACATCGAGAAATACGGTCTGAAACGGCCGCCAATTGGGCCGTTACAGCTCAAGAACACGCAGGGCAAGACGCCAGTTCTTGACATCGGCACGTTGTCAAGAATTCGAAACGGCGACATCAAAATCGTCCCGGGAATCAAAAGATTCTTCCAAGGAGGAGCCGAGCTCGTCGACGGCCAACTTCTTGAGATAGATTCTGTTATCTTAGCTACAGGATATTCTAGCAACGTTCCGACATGGCTCAAG GAAAATGAATTCTTTTCAAAAGATGGGTTTCCAAACTCACCATTTCCCAATGGATGGAAGGGCAAATGTGGTCTATATGCAGTTGGTTTCACAAGGAGAGGGCTGTCTGGTGCATCTGTTGATGCTATCAAAGTTGCAAAAGACATCATCAAGATTTGGAAGACTGAAACCAAGCAGAAACATCACTCAGTCAAAGTGCTgtag